In a single window of the Acetivibrio clariflavus DSM 19732 genome:
- a CDS encoding Nif3-like dinuclear metal center hexameric protein: MAVKCGDIVKFMEEYAPPKLAEDWDNVGLMIGNREDEIKKVMVCLDVTPEVIQAAEENNVNMIVSHHPFIFKGLKRINTDDLKGRMIIDLIRKGINVYSAHTNLDVTNGGVNEQLARALGLKNLKILKSYKSERLLKLAVFVPKDSVDAVREALGNAGAGWIGNYSDCTFSTEGIGTFKPLEGTNPYIGTKGNLEKVEEYRIETVVSESILDKVVSSMISVHPYEEVAYDIYPLELSGKEYGFGFVGETDEAVGVNEFAETVKSSLDVQKVRVIGDIDKKVKRVAVFCGSFSNEIMGAVKSKADVLVTGDVKYHDALDMMQMGMCVIDAGHFNTEKVVLPALVDILKEKFKDLEVLSNDVEKDPFKYI, encoded by the coding sequence ATGGCTGTTAAATGCGGAGATATAGTCAAATTTATGGAAGAATATGCGCCACCGAAATTGGCGGAAGATTGGGACAATGTAGGACTTATGATTGGAAACCGTGAGGATGAGATAAAAAAAGTAATGGTCTGTCTTGATGTTACTCCGGAGGTTATACAAGCTGCAGAAGAAAACAATGTTAACATGATTGTCTCGCACCATCCTTTTATTTTTAAGGGACTGAAAAGAATTAATACGGATGATTTAAAAGGCAGAATGATAATTGACCTTATCCGAAAGGGGATAAATGTTTACAGCGCACATACCAATCTTGATGTAACCAACGGAGGAGTAAATGAACAACTAGCCCGTGCTCTTGGACTTAAGAACTTAAAAATTCTCAAAAGTTATAAATCCGAACGATTATTAAAACTTGCGGTATTTGTACCCAAAGATAGTGTTGATGCAGTGAGAGAGGCTTTAGGCAATGCTGGTGCCGGATGGATTGGAAATTACAGTGATTGTACATTCAGTACTGAGGGTATTGGCACTTTCAAACCCTTAGAGGGAACCAATCCGTATATAGGTACTAAAGGAAACCTTGAGAAGGTAGAGGAATACAGGATAGAGACTGTGGTAAGCGAAAGTATACTTGACAAGGTTGTAAGTTCTATGATTAGTGTTCATCCCTATGAAGAGGTGGCTTATGACATATATCCCCTTGAGCTTTCAGGCAAGGAATATGGATTTGGATTTGTGGGTGAAACAGATGAGGCTGTCGGAGTTAATGAGTTTGCAGAAACGGTAAAAAGCAGTCTAGATGTTCAAAAAGTACGCGTTATAGGTGATATTGATAAAAAAGTCAAAAGGGTTGCGGTTTTCTGCGGAAGTTTCAGCAATGAAATTATGGGTGCTGTTAAATCAAAGGCTGATGTTTTGGTTACAGGAGATGTAAAGTATCACGATGCTTTAGATATGATGCAAATGGGTATGTGTGTCATTGATGCCGGCCACTTTAATACTGAAAAGGTTGTATTGCCGGCCCTGGTTGACATTTTAAAAGAGAAGTTTAAGGATTTGGAAGTGTTAAGTAACGATGTGGAAAAAGATCCGTTTAAATACATTTGA